The Bos indicus x Bos taurus breed Angus x Brahman F1 hybrid chromosome 11, Bos_hybrid_MaternalHap_v2.0, whole genome shotgun sequence genome includes a region encoding these proteins:
- the CEL gene encoding bile salt-activated lipase: MGRWELAVLGLACCLAVASAAKLGSVYTEGGFVEGVNKKLSLFGDSVDIFKGIPFAAAPKALEKPERHPGWQGTLKAKSFKKRCLQATLTQDSTYGNEDCLYLNIWVPQGRKEVSHDLPVMIWIYGGAFLMGASQGANFLSNYLYDGEEIATRGNVIVVTFNYRVGPLGFLSTGDSNLPGNYGLWDQHMAIAWVKRNIEAFGGDPDNITLFGESAGGASVSLQTLSPYNKGLIKRAISQSGVGLCPWAIQQDPLFWAKRIAEKVGCPVDDTSKMAGCLKITDPRALTLAYKLPLGSTEYPKLHYLSFVPVIDGDFIPDDPVNLYANAADVDYIAGTNDMDGHLFVGMDVPAINSNKQDVTEEDFYKLVSGLTVTKGLRGANATYEVYTEPWAQDSSQETRKKTMVDLETDILFLIPTKIAVAQHKSHARSANTYTYLFSQPSRMPIYPKWMGADHADDLQYVFGKPFATPLGYRAQDRTVSKAMIAYWTNFARTGDPNTGHSTVPANWDPYTLEDDNYLEINKQMDSNSMKLHLRTNYLQFWTQTYQALPTVTSAGASLLPPEDNSEASPVPPADNSGAPTEPSAGDSEVAQMPVVIGF, encoded by the exons ATGGGGCGCTGGGAGCTAGCCGTCTTGGGCCTCGCCTGCTGCTTGGCAGTAGCGAGTGCAGCGAAG TTGGGCTCCGTATACACCGAAGGCGGCTTCGTGGAGGGCGTCAACAAGAAGCTGAGCCTCTTTGGCGACTCTGTTGACATCTTCAAGGGCATCCCCTTCGCTGCCGCCCCCAAGGCCCTGGAGAAGCCCGAGCGACACCCCGGCTGGCAAG GGACCCTGAAGGCCAAGAGCTTCAAGAAACGGTGCCTGCAGGCCACGCTCACGCAGGACAGCACCTACGGAAATGAAGACTGCCTCTACCTCAACATCTGGGTCCCCCAGGGCAGGAAGGAAG tCTCCCACGACCTGCCCGTCATGATCTGGATCTATGGAGGCGCCTTCCTCATGGGGGCCAGCCAAGGGGCCAACTTTCTCAGCAACTACCTCTACGACGGGGAGGAGATTGCCACACGGGGCAACGTCATCGTGGTCACGTTCAACTACCGCGTTGGGCCCCTGGGCTTTCTCAGCACCGGGGACTCCAACCTGCCAG GTAACTATGGCCTTTGGGATCAGCACATGGCCATTGCTTGGGTGAAGAGGAACATTGAGGCCTTCGGAGGAGACCCCGACAATATCACCCTTTTTGGGGAGTCGGCCGGAGGCGCCAGCGTCTCTCTGCAG ACCCTCTCTCCCTACAACAAGGGCCTCATCAAGCGAGCCATCAGCCAGAGTGGAGTGGGTTTGTGCCCTTGGGCCATCCAGCAGGACCCCCTCTTCTGGGCTAAAAGG ATTGCAGAGAAGGTGGGCTGCCCCGTGGACGACACAAGCAAGATGGCTGGGTGTCTGAAGATCACTGACCCCCGTGCCCTGACGCTGGCCTATAAGCTGCCCCTGGGAAGCACGGAAT ACCCCAAGCTGCACTATCTGTCCTTCGTCCCCGTCATCGATGGAGACTTCATCCCTGATGACCCCGTCAACCTGTACGCCAACGCCGCGGACGTCGACTACATAGCGGGCACCAATGACATGGACGGCCACCTCTTTGTCGGGATGGACGTGCCAGCCATCAACAGCAACAAACAGGACGTCACGGA GGAGGACTTCTATAAGCTGGTCAGCGGGCTCACCGTCACCAAGGGGCTCAGAGGTGCCAATGCCACGTACGAGGTGTACACCGAGCCCTGGGCCCAGGACTCATCCCAGGAGACCAGGAAGAAGACCATGGTGGACCTGGAGACTGACATCCTCTTCCTGATCCCCACAAAGATTGCCGTGGCCCAGCACAAGAGCCACGCCAG gAGCGCCAACACCTATACCTACCTGTTCTCCCAACCGTCTCGGATGCCCATCTACCCCAAGTGGATGGGGGCTGACCACGCCGATGACCTCCAGTATGTCTTCGGGAAGCCCTTTGCCACCCCCCTGGGCTACCGGGCCCAAGACAGGACTGTCTCCAAGGCCATGATTGCCTACTGGACCAACTTTGCCAGAACTGG GGACCCTAACACGGGCCACTCGACAGTGCCCGCAAACTGGGATCCCTACACCCTGGAAGATGACAACTACCTGGAAATCAACAAGCAGATGGACAGCAACTCTATGAAGCTGCATCTGAGGACCAACTACCTGCAGTTCTGGACCCAGACCTACCAGGCCCTGCCCACGGTGACCAGCGCGGGGGCCAGCCTGCTGCCCCCCGAGGACAACTCTGAGGCCAGCCCCGTGCCCCCAGCAGACAACTCCGGGGCTCCCACCGAACCCTCTGCGGGTGACTCTGAGGTGGCTCAGATGCCTGTCGTCATTGGCTTCTAA